ATAAAGCCTATCCCTCCTGAAGGAACAATAGTATTTGCAGAATCATTAACCCCCAAAATATTCGAGCCCCCTATGTATCCTACAATCCCATAATTAGTTTGACCAAAACCAAGTTCTCCCCAAAACAGGAATAGGAATAATAGAGTTGTATGTTTCATTATATACTTCCGTTCTTATCAATCAAAGTAAATACAGAAAATTCAATTCTGAAATTTATTCATTATAAGATTTCGAAATTAAACCTTTTGTCCAAATACGTATCTTACCATCTATGAGGGTTGAAAGACAGGAAGAGGAAATAAACGTGCACCTCAAAAAAGGCGACTTCAAAACAGCCTTCCAAGCCATTCTTACCCATTACAAGAAACCCCTTTACTGGCATATCCGAAACATATTATTGTCACATGAAGACACCGACGATGTACTTCAAAACACCTTTATTAAGATTTGGAAGAACCTCTCTCAATTCGAAAACAGAAGTAAAGTATATAGCTGGGCATATCGTATTGCTACTAATGAAGCACTCGGGTTTCTTAAAAAGAGAAAACAAGCAGAAAGCATCGACGACAATCTGCACTTAGAAAACAGCATTTTA
The sequence above is drawn from the Flavobacteriales bacterium genome and encodes:
- a CDS encoding sigma-70 family RNA polymerase sigma factor, which gives rise to MRVERQEEEINVHLKKGDFKTAFQAILTHYKKPLYWHIRNILLSHEDTDDVLQNTFIKIWKNLSQFENRSKVYSWAYRIATNEALGFLKKRKQAESIDDNLHLENSILADEYFDGEEAHRILLEAIQTLPPKQLIIFNMKYFQQMKYSEIAEITKTTVGALKASYYHAVNKIEGFAKNKMN